Within Campylobacter jejuni, the genomic segment TGCAAGTTTCATGCAATAATCTTCTATAAGTATAAACTTCATAATCCCCCATTTCACCTTCAAAAATCAAAGCAGCTTTATTGCGTCTTGTTTTCATATGACGATCAAGACATTGATAACTTACATTTAAAGTTCCACCTTCAAACCATTTATAAAATGGAGCTTTATCCTCATTTAACACTCTTGAAAAAGGCGAAAACCACTCGATCTTCTCAAGTGATTGTCTTTTCCAAAAACCTTCAAAATCTTCCTTGGCTTCATCGCATAAATCATAATATTCACATAAATTTTTTATACGAGCATTACGAGAAAATTCTTTACTTGGCTTAAAAAGCTCTTGATTATTTTGATTAAGCATAAAAACTCCTTTATGGTTATTTTTAAACATTATATAAGAGTTTATTTGTATTAAATACAAATTTAAAAAATAATTAAGATAAATTTTATAAAAAATGGGAATATTTGTAATATTTTATTTAAAATTTATAATGTATGTTAATTTAAGAAACATATTGCATCTTCACAAAAATAAAGACTGAGTTCTTCGTATAATTTTAAATCGAATTTTAAAAATTCTTGTTTTTCTAAGGCAAATTCTAAAATTTTATCCATACAACTTACCCTTATAAAAACATCACTTTTCCTGCTTCTAAGTGCTATAATATAACATTTTTCTAAAATAAACTCATAATTATTTTTTGGGATATTTTTAGAATTAAAAAAAGAAATTTTATAAGGATCAATAGCAATTTTACTTGGAGGTTTTTTAAAATCTTTATATTTTTTACAATTACTAAAATCTATAAAATTACAAAATTTCACACCTTGATTTTTTAGTTCAAAAACATTGGTATTTTCAAACTCTAAAATTTCTCCACTGTGTAAATAAAGCTTTTTTTGTGCTAAAGAATCTAAAAAATATTTATCATGACTTGCAATTAAAAAACCTGTATTGAAATTTTCATGCATTTTAAGAATAGCTTCTTTAAATAAAAGTGTAGTATTTTTATCCAAAAAAGCACTCGGTTCATCAAGTAAATAATACTTCGCTCTTACGCTTAAAGCTATGGCAAAAGCTATTTTTTGACTTTGTCCTGATGAAAGTTCATTAGGATATTTGCTTAAAAGACTTTCATCTAAATTTAAACGCATCAAACTTTCTTTTATGCGCTCTTCAATATCTTCTTTAATCCCATAAGTTTTTAAAGTAAATAAAAAATTTGCCCTTACGCTACGATTTAACAAAATAGGCTCTGGAAAAAGCAAATAAATTTCACGCTTTTGTTTATTATTAAGTTTAAAATTTCCAAAATAAGAAATATTTTTTGAAAAATCTCCTTCTAAAAATTTTAATATTCTTAAAAATGTAGATTTTCCACTTCCATTCGCTCCCATTAAGATGCTAATTTTACTCGTATCAAGTTTTAAATTTTTGATTTTTAAAACTTCTTTGTTTTGATAGTTGAAAAAAAGATTAGAAATTTCTATCATTTTATGTTCTTTTGAGTTTGTGTGTGATGAAATTTAAACAAAAGACAATGAGAATTAAAACCAAAGCCAAAGCTATACCGCTAGCAAATTCGCCTTTGTTAGTTTCAAGTGAAATAGCTGTGGTTATGGTTCTAGTGTCGTATTTGATATTTCCACCTACTATCATCGCTACTCCTACTTCTGCTACAATGCGTCCATAAGCTAGTGCAACGACGCTAATCAAAGCAAAGCGTAATTCATAAATCATCATTAAAACAAGTTTTAAAGGACTTAGGTGAAAAGATTTTATAAGTAAAAAATGTTTTTTATTCATATTTTCTATCAAATTTGAAAAAAGTGCAATCACTATAGGAAGCGCTAAGATAAACTGCCCTAAAATTAAAGCCTTTATAGTAAAAAGTAGTCCAAATTCTCCCAAAGGTCCTCGACTTGAAATCAGTGCATAAAGTATAAGTCCTACTGCAACTGTTGGAAAAGAAAGGCTAGTATCTATGATAAGTTTTATAAAGCGTTTGAATTTAAAATCAAAAAAGCCTAAGATAAATCCCAAAGGAAAACCTATAAGCAAAGCCAAAACTATAGAAATACTTGAGCTTAAAAGTGTAGTTTTTATAGCTGAAATTACGCTTTCATCGGCATTGAAAAGTAAAAATAAAGCTTGTTTAAAACCATCAAAAATATAATCCAAAAATATCCTTTTTAAAATAAGTAATTTTAGCATAATTATGCTAAAATATTTTTTTATGTAAATTTATAAGGAGAAAAAATGAAAAAAATCATTTCTTTAGCCCTTGCTTTAGCTTTAAGTGCAAGTGCAGCAGAACTTAAAATGGCAACCACAACAAGCACTGACAATACAGGACTTTTAGATGCTCTAAAACCCCTTTATGAAAAAGAAAGTGGCAATACCTTAAAATGGGTTGCGGTAGGAACAGGTGCGGCTTTAAAAATGGGTGAAGATTGCAATGCTGATGTGCTTTTTGTGCATTCTCCAAAGGCTGAAAAAGAATTTATGAAAAAAGGTTTTGGTGTAGATAGAACTCCTGTGATGTATAATGATTTTATCATCATCGCAGATAAATCTTTAGCTTCTAAATTTAAAGGTAAAAATTTAAAAGAAAGCTTAGAACTTATCAAAAATGAAAAACTCACTTTCATCTCAAGAGGTGATAAATCAGGCACTGATAATAAAGAAAAAAGTCTTTGGAAAAATCTTGGAGGTGTACCTGAAAAACAAAGCTGGTATCAACAAAGCGGACAAGGTATGCTAGCAAGCATTAAAATCGCTGAAGAAAAAAAAGGTGTGATTTTAACCGATCGTGGCACTTATATCAAATACGAAGCCAATGAAAAAGGCAAGCCAAACTTAGTAATCGTAAATGAAGGCGATGATAGTCTTAAAAATTTTTATTCTGTTATAGCAACAAATCCTAAGCATTGTAAAAATGTAAATTATACAGAAGCTAGCAAATTTATCAAATGGGTAACAAGTGATAAGACTTTAAATTTCATTGCTGATTTTAAACTTCTTGATAAACCTTTATTTGTAATTGATGCAAAAACAAGAAAAGACTAAAAATTAAGCAGGTTTTAGCCTGCTTAAAATATCATTTTTACTTATTGTAACTTTTTTATTTATTTTTCAAAACTTTTAGCTTATTTAAAATTCTTCTTTAGATATAATAAAATCAATAATTAAATATACAAGGTCAAATAATGTTCAAAGTGGATTTAAATAGTGATTTAGGGGAAAGTTTTGGCGCCTATAAAATGGGAATGGATGAAGAAATTTTAAAATTTGTAAGTTCAGTAAATGTTGCTTGTGGCTTTCATGCGGGTGATCCTTGTGTGATGGATAAAACCTTAAATTTAGCCAAGCAAAATGGTGTTTGCATAGGAGCACACCCATCTTATCCTGATCTTTTGGGTTTTGGAAGACGCAATATGCAAATAAGCTTTGAAGAGGCTAAAAACTATGCCTTGTATCAACTAGGAGCTTTATTTGGCTTTGCTAAGGCAAAAGGTATGAAAATACAGCATTTTAAAGCCCATGGTGCACTTTATAATATGGCAGCTATTGATGAAAATTTAGCCTTAGCACTTTGTGAGGCAGTAGCGAGTTTTGATGAAAATATTATTTTTCTAGGGCTTAGTAATTCTGCTATGAATGAAGCAGCTAAGAAAAAAGGCTTAAGATATGCTAATGAAGTTTTTGCGGATCGTGCTTATAATGATGATGGCACTTTAGTTTCAAGAAAATTAGAAGGGGCGTTAATACACGATGAAAATTTAGCCATCAAACGCGTGATAAAAATGATAAAAGAAAGCAAAGTTACAAGCATAAATGGCAAAGAAATCGATTTAAAAGCGGATAGCATTTGTGTTCATGGGGATAATGTAAAAGCTCTAGAATTTGTTAAAAAAATCAAAGAAAATTTAGAAAAAGAGCAAATTCAAATTTGTGCTTTGGAAAATTTTATATAGGTTTTAGCAATGTTTAGTGTGCATTTTAGTGGAAGCAAGGCTTTGCTTTTGCATTTTGAGCAAGAAATTTCACCTCAAATCAATGCTTATGTTTTAAGCACAGAACAAAGGATACAAAAAGCCCCAAAAGAAGGTGAAATTTATGGGATTGATGAGTTGGTAAGTGCTTATGCAAGCTTGCTTATATATTTTAATCCTTGCGTGCTTTCTTTAAATTCCTTGCTTGATTTTTTAGAAAAAATTAAAAAGGATATTAAACTTACAGAGCAAAACTCAAGTCTTTGTATAGAAGTTCCACTTTGTTATGATGAAGAATTTGGACTGGATTTAGAATTTGTGTGCAAACACAATCAAATTTCAAAAGAAGAGCTTATATCTCTTCACACTAAGCCTTATTATCTTGTTTTTATGCTAGGTTTTATGGCAGGTTTTCCTTATCTTGGAGGTTTGAACGAAAGACTTTTTACCCCACGCCTTTCAAGCCCTAGAGCAAAAATAGAAGCTGGAAGTGTAGGCATAGCTGATAAGCAAACAGGAGTTTATCCTATATCAAGCCCAGGGGGTTGGCAAATCATTGCTAGAACACCTTTGGAATTTTTTGATAAAGAAGATGAAAAAAATCCTACTCTTTTAAAAGCGGGTATGTTTTTAAAATTTAAAGCCATTTCAAAAGATGAATTTTTCAAGATCCAAGAACAAGTTGCTAAAAAAGTCTATCAAAAGGAAATTTATGAGTATAAAAATCATTGAAGCGTCTATAAATTCAAGTTTACAAGACTT encodes:
- the tupB gene encoding tungstate ABC transporter permease TupB, whose product is MDYIFDGFKQALFLLFNADESVISAIKTTLLSSSISIVLALLIGFPLGFILGFFDFKFKRFIKLIIDTSLSFPTVAVGLILYALISSRGPLGEFGLLFTIKALILGQFILALPIVIALFSNLIENMNKKHFLLIKSFHLSPLKLVLMMIYELRFALISVVALAYGRIVAEVGVAMIVGGNIKYDTRTITTAISLETNKGEFASGIALALVLILIVFCLNFITHKLKRT
- a CDS encoding LamB/YcsF family protein, coding for MFKVDLNSDLGESFGAYKMGMDEEILKFVSSVNVACGFHAGDPCVMDKTLNLAKQNGVCIGAHPSYPDLLGFGRRNMQISFEEAKNYALYQLGALFGFAKAKGMKIQHFKAHGALYNMAAIDENLALALCEAVASFDENIIFLGLSNSAMNEAAKKKGLRYANEVFADRAYNDDGTLVSRKLEGALIHDENLAIKRVIKMIKESKVTSINGKEIDLKADSICVHGDNVKALEFVKKIKENLEKEQIQICALENFI
- the tupA gene encoding tungstate ABC transporter substrate-binding protein TupA; the encoded protein is MKKIISLALALALSASAAELKMATTTSTDNTGLLDALKPLYEKESGNTLKWVAVGTGAALKMGEDCNADVLFVHSPKAEKEFMKKGFGVDRTPVMYNDFIIIADKSLASKFKGKNLKESLELIKNEKLTFISRGDKSGTDNKEKSLWKNLGGVPEKQSWYQQSGQGMLASIKIAEEKKGVILTDRGTYIKYEANEKGKPNLVIVNEGDDSLKNFYSVIATNPKHCKNVNYTEASKFIKWVTSDKTLNFIADFKLLDKPLFVIDAKTRKD
- the pxpB gene encoding 5-oxoprolinase subunit PxpB codes for the protein MFSVHFSGSKALLLHFEQEISPQINAYVLSTEQRIQKAPKEGEIYGIDELVSAYASLLIYFNPCVLSLNSLLDFLEKIKKDIKLTEQNSSLCIEVPLCYDEEFGLDLEFVCKHNQISKEELISLHTKPYYLVFMLGFMAGFPYLGGLNERLFTPRLSSPRAKIEAGSVGIADKQTGVYPISSPGGWQIIARTPLEFFDKEDEKNPTLLKAGMFLKFKAISKDEFFKIQEQVAKKVYQKEIYEYKNH
- the tupC gene encoding tungstate ABC transporter ATP-binding protein TupC, producing the protein MIEISNLFFNYQNKEVLKIKNLKLDTSKISILMGANGSGKSTFLRILKFLEGDFSKNISYFGNFKLNNKQKREIYLLFPEPILLNRSVRANFLFTLKTYGIKEDIEERIKESLMRLNLDESLLSKYPNELSSGQSQKIAFAIALSVRAKYYLLDEPSAFLDKNTTLLFKEAILKMHENFNTGFLIASHDKYFLDSLAQKKLYLHSGEILEFENTNVFELKNQGVKFCNFIDFSNCKKYKDFKKPPSKIAIDPYKISFFNSKNIPKNNYEFILEKCYIIALRSRKSDVFIRVSCMDKILEFALEKQEFLKFDLKLYEELSLYFCEDAICFLN